One genomic region from Prionailurus bengalensis isolate Pbe53 chromosome C1, Fcat_Pben_1.1_paternal_pri, whole genome shotgun sequence encodes:
- the RPE gene encoding ribulose-phosphate 3-epimerase isoform X5: protein MHFVPNITFGHPVVESLRKQLGQDPFFDMHMMVSRPEQWVKPMAVAGANQYTFHLEATENPGALIKDIRENGMKVGLAIKPGTTVEYLAPWANQIDMALVMTVEPGFGGQKFMEDMMPKVHWLRTQFPSLDIEVDGGVGPDTIHKCAEAGANMIVSGSAIMRSDDPRSVINLLRNVCSEAAQKRSLDR from the exons GCATTTTGTTCCCAACATCACCTTTGGGCACCCTGTGGTAGAAAGCCTCCGAAAGCAGCTAGGCCAGGACCCTTTCTTTG atatgCACATGATGGTGTCCAGGCCGGAACAGTGGGTAAAACCAATGGCTGTAGCAGGAGCCAATCAATATACCTTTCATCTTGAGGCTACTGAGAACCCTGGGGCTTTGATAAAAGACATTCGGGAGAATGGGATGAAG GTTGGCCTTGCCATCAAACCAGGAACTACAGTTGAGTATTTGGCACCATGGGCGAATCAGATAGATATGGCCTTGGTTATGACAGTGGAACCTGGGTTTGGAGGGCAGAAATTCATGGAAGATATGATGCCAAAG GTTCATTGGTTGAGGACCCAGTTCCCGTCCTTGGACATAGAGGTCGACGGTGGAGTAGGTCCTGACACTATCCATAAATGTGCAGAG GCAGGAGCTAACATGATTGTGTCTGGCAGTGCCATTATGAGGAGTGATGACCCCAGATCTGTGATCAACCTGTTAAGAAATGTTTGCTCAGAAGCTGCTCAGAAACGTTCTCTTGATCGATGA
- the RPE gene encoding ribulose-phosphate 3-epimerase isoform X6 encodes MHMMVSRPEQWVKPMAVAGANQYTFHLEATENPGALIKDIRENGMKVGLAIKPGTTVEYLAPWANQIDMALVMTVEPGFGGQKFMEDMMPKVHWLRTQFPSLDIEVDGGVGPDTIHKCAEAGANMIVSGSAIMRSDDPRSVINLLRNVCSEAAQKRSLDR; translated from the exons atgCACATGATGGTGTCCAGGCCGGAACAGTGGGTAAAACCAATGGCTGTAGCAGGAGCCAATCAATATACCTTTCATCTTGAGGCTACTGAGAACCCTGGGGCTTTGATAAAAGACATTCGGGAGAATGGGATGAAG GTTGGCCTTGCCATCAAACCAGGAACTACAGTTGAGTATTTGGCACCATGGGCGAATCAGATAGATATGGCCTTGGTTATGACAGTGGAACCTGGGTTTGGAGGGCAGAAATTCATGGAAGATATGATGCCAAAG GTTCATTGGTTGAGGACCCAGTTCCCGTCCTTGGACATAGAGGTCGACGGTGGAGTAGGTCCTGACACTATCCATAAATGTGCAGAG GCAGGAGCTAACATGATTGTGTCTGGCAGTGCCATTATGAGGAGTGATGACCCCAGATCTGTGATCAACCTGTTAAGAAATGTTTGCTCAGAAGCTGCTCAGAAACGTTCTCTTGATCGATGA